A genome region from Streptomyces sp. NBC_01296 includes the following:
- a CDS encoding glycosyltransferase family 2 protein produces MLKLSVVVPFYNVQTYAPDALKSLELNARDDFEFLLVDDCSTDGTPELLERAARELPGAVLLRHERNGGLATARNTGLDAARGEYVTFLDGDDWLAPGHLARTLAAIEALSCDFVRNDHVQVTGRTRSVQRVPYGPQLVVGDPRGGILPASRATSVDYPYAWAGMYHRRLLDRGLLHFTDGLRTAEDRPWIWRLHRGAGSFAAVGLPGIFYRRGVSTSLTQIKDERQLDFIKAFDQVLADTAGDPDRDLLLPKAVRTYCAIIAHHIGSIERFEPAVAKKLRSMSTDALGRMPQDVLDQALNAMDADRSALLRRLRRRPARTRPGTGTDTRAGAAA; encoded by the coding sequence GTGCTCAAGCTCTCTGTTGTCGTGCCGTTCTACAACGTGCAGACATACGCACCGGATGCCCTGAAAAGCCTCGAACTCAACGCCCGGGACGATTTCGAGTTCCTGCTCGTCGACGACTGCTCGACGGACGGGACGCCCGAACTCCTGGAGCGGGCGGCGCGCGAGCTGCCGGGGGCGGTGCTCCTCAGACACGAACGGAACGGCGGCCTGGCCACCGCCCGGAACACCGGCCTGGACGCGGCCCGCGGCGAGTACGTGACGTTCCTGGACGGGGACGACTGGCTGGCGCCCGGCCACCTGGCCCGGACGCTGGCCGCCATAGAGGCTCTGAGCTGCGATTTCGTCCGCAACGACCATGTCCAGGTGACCGGCCGCACCCGCTCCGTGCAGCGCGTCCCCTACGGTCCGCAGCTGGTGGTCGGCGATCCGCGGGGCGGGATCCTGCCCGCCTCCCGGGCCACCTCGGTGGACTACCCGTACGCCTGGGCGGGCATGTACCACCGGCGGCTGCTGGACCGCGGGCTGCTGCACTTCACCGACGGGCTGCGGACGGCCGAGGACCGGCCGTGGATCTGGCGGCTGCACCGGGGGGCCGGGTCGTTCGCGGCGGTCGGGCTGCCCGGGATCTTCTACCGGCGGGGCGTATCGACCTCGCTGACGCAGATCAAGGACGAGCGCCAGCTCGATTTCATCAAGGCATTCGACCAGGTCCTGGCGGATACGGCCGGAGATCCCGATCGTGATCTTCTTCTTCCGAAAGCCGTCCGAACATATTGTGCAATTATCGCGCACCATATCGGGTCCATCGAAAGGTTCGAGCCTGCTGTGGCCAAGAAACTCCGTTCGATGAGCACGGACGCTCTCGGACGCATGCCGCAGGACGTACTCGACCAGGCCCTGAACGCGATGGACGCCGACCGCTCCGCCCTGCTGCGCCGCCTGCGCCGCCGCCCCGCACGCACGCGTCCGGGCACCGGAACGGACACCCGAGCAGGAGCCGCTGCCTGA